The Archocentrus centrarchus isolate MPI-CPG fArcCen1 chromosome 1, fArcCen1, whole genome shotgun sequence genome includes the window GGAGCTGTGCGGATCGATCCAGGCTTTAAAGGTGTGTGTGCTGGACGATATTTACTGTTTTCATTCACATCGCAGTCGGTGTTGGATCACACTGCTGTTTCTGGTGTGTTTTCACAGATAGCAGAAACAGTGAAGGCAGGAAACTATGAGTTTGATACACTGGTGCTGTCTTTGTCTCTGCCGGCTCAGCTCTGCGTCCGTGaggttagtgtgtgtgtttaataagGTCGCATGaataaattgtgtgtgtgtgtgtacagagttttttttttcttataacaGAATTCTAACCTTTATAACCTTAAGTAAGTTCAGCTTATATTTTCCTGGCATCCATTTACATTTTCACTGCAGTTATTTCTGTGCTTCATTAGGATTCTTTACCTCTGTAAAAGGTCTCACTGCTGTTTTAAACCCGCAGCATTCCTGTTGGCTCCATGTGAAGAAAGAAGTGAGgtgaagtgtttgtttttactcCTACATTTTGAACATCAGCAGGTGTGTAGTCCCGAATCACATGGAATCAGAcgtttaatttaatattttcagagAAAAGGGCTTAGTGCTCAACAAGGATGATGTCATCCAGGTCAAGGAGGCCTTCAAGTGGATCATGCAGGGCATGGTTGCCAAGGAGCTGGGGGGCGTTGCTGTGGTTACTAAGGTCAGCTGCACCCAACTGTGAAATTTCAGGcaaaataaattgttttatattgttcGGAATAattttgcaatttaaaaaaaatgaatttgaactTGTCACGGAGTGCAACTAGAGCTTTTACTGCCTTGCTCAAGATCACAATGAGTGAAGAAATCATAAAGAGGTCATTTCAGCTTCTAGTTTTGTAGCAAGCGTACATATTTAGATTTCCATTAAGTGACACGGAGCTGACATcggctgtttctgtgttttcagagcCCGTTCGAGGTCAGCTTGGAGTTCACTCACTCAGAGACGGAGCCTGACTGCCACTTCCTGTGAGTCCTAAACTCTcttaaaaatcacattaaagcACTAAAACAGCTCTTCCTGagtttgtaaaggttttttCAGATTAAAACAGGAATAAGATGGGCTCTGAGCTTTAGGATTGATGTGCTTCTGCCCTTTTTATAGAGCCACAGCATGTCCTGACTGCTTCAGACCCACCAAGAACAAACAGGTGAGGAAGCAGAGTGAGGTTATAATGTCTTTCAAAGTAATCAGGACTAAGTTTTCCTTAGATTGTCTTTATATTACATATACAGTCCAGTGTGTTGGCTCTTGTACTCGGTGTGAATCTGGATCTTCTCTCTGCAGTCTGTGTTTACTCGGATGGCGGTGGTCAAAGCTCTGGAAAAGATACCTGATGCCAAATTTCTGAAGTAAGGATCACCTTCATCTTTAAAGAGTAACAAGTTCATATGGAATGATTTTAAAACATATCTTTTCTTCCGCCCTCCCCGAGGCACTACCCGTGTCCTCCGAGACAGCCGAGCAGCAGTTGCAGCCCTCGGGAGGTCCAGTGTCTCCATGTGTCTGTCTTTGTGGCAGGTAATGTAGGACATTAGGAACATCTTTGTTGTCTAAGACTGATAGCATAATAAATAACAATGAGTTCTCCTCCTGATGTTCAGGGAGATACAACAAATTCTGTCGCAGTCTGCCTCAGACTCCCTGGGTGATCGACGGAGAAAGGAGGATGGAGTCCTCGGTGGAAGAGCTGATCGCGGCGCCCATCCTGTCTGCCTTCAGAGCTGACGGTGAGACTGCCTTGAAATTATAGTTTAAATGAAGTGAGGCATCATTTTAAGCCAAGTAACTGTatacaaagaacaaaaagaaatcaaattcATATTATATGTGAGCTGCCTTTACTTTTAAAACACCACGTAGGTTGCCAGACGTTTTCTGTGAGCAGCTCTGATAATCACTGTGTGGTAACTTTGATTTTTACTCTGCACACGACGCAGACGTGTAGAATAAAATAATGATCTCTGTTTTGGGGGTTGCAGGTTTCAATTTCTCTTCCTCTGGCAGAGAAGATGTGGATGTCAGGACTCTTGGGAATGGTAAGATTTTcgaaattgtgatttttttttaacagattttgTCAGTTTTGAAGATGAAATGAAGTCCACGCTTCTGTCGTCCTTTCGGTTCGATTTGGCAGGACGTCCATTCGCGATGGAGCTGCTGAATCCTCACAAATCCAGATTCAGCAAAGTGCAAATGAAGCAGCTGCAGGAGGTACTGATGTTTCCTTTTACTCCATCCGTTGTTCTGCTGTTACTTAGTGGCTGACTAAAATCTCTCAGCAGCAAAATATGATTTTGCCTCTTAGGCTTCTCTCTCCTCATGACTACATCATTGTAACGCAAAATGTTTTGCCTTTGTAAAACAGTTATTTTCTGTAATTGTTTGTCACTTTGTAAAACTGATTTAGTCCCTGCAAATATGTTTCTTTCATGCTTTTGATTTGAAATATGTTGAAAAGTTATATATAAACAAGATTAGACTTAATTacctatttattttttattcagagCGTAAACTGTATACAAAAGAAGGATGTAGTCCCCGTCAGCCAAGACTCAACATGAGCTTCTTTGGATGCTGTCGTGTTAGTTTTTGGAGCCAGTAGTGACAAAGTTTGGTTGAGCATCATCAGATAATGCTTTTTCATATGACCCTCTAATTAATGCTAacctatactgccaaaagtattcgctcgtctgccttcacacacacaattactTGAGTGAATCCCATTCTTAacccagagggtttaatatgatgctgACCCACTCTCttcagctataacagcttcaactctttccacaaggtttaggagtgtatttatgggaatttttgaccataatcccccctccaccagaCTTTACACTTGGCGCAATGCACTCATAcaagtaccgttcccctggcaactgccaaacccagactcatggTAATGTTTCTGTGGATTACctgagtccagtggtggcagaCTTTACTCCACTCCATCCAACGCTTTGTActgtgcttggtgatgtgaggcttggatgcagctgctcggccattgAAACTCATTCCATGAAGCGCTctactcactgttcttgagctgatctggaggccacatgaagtttggaggtctgtagcgattgactctgcagaaagttggtgacatcTGTGCACTAttcacctcagcatctgctgactcCGCTCTGTCATTTAACGTgtcctaccacttcatggctgagttgctgtcgttcccaatcacttccactttgttatgatcccactaacagctgactgtggaatatttagtagtgaggaaatttcacagctgGACTTGTTGCTATACATGGaagcaaaaacaattttttagTAGCAGGGTGTAAATTTGGGTATTTTAACATGGGGACACAAACAGCTTCAAGAGGCAGTTTGTGAatttgaagggttttttttgtaattctgCATCAGCCCCAGAAAAATGCTTGATTGTtgttgctgtagactgaaaacatttgggtttgacattaaaagatgaatctgagacaaaagatcaacatctcagcttttatttccaggtatttacaccTGGATCTGATACTCAGGTCAGTAAATAGCACCTTTGGACTGAATCCACCTGAATCcaagtattggaacatgtgactgacaggtgtgttttgttgcccagatGTATCCTGTTACACTGATTATTCAATCAACAAATAGTGCTAAATGTCTGCGAtgagtttcagatttgggttgtgcctgtgcagactgtgcagttATAGTTAGAGGAGGAACCAACatgaaaccagagagctgtctgtgggtggaaacaagcagctgtgaagctgacagaagatggaaaatcaatcagagccattaCACAAACATCAGCCATAACCAGTACAAATGTTTGGAACGTCCTGAAGGAGAAAGTCGTCACTGCTGTTCTGAGTAACAGATGTGGAACAGGTAgactgcagcagctgatgacagaaacattgtaattgctgtaaagaccctaaaacagctgttagtgacatcagcaacaacctccagagggcaggagtgaagggaccacaatctactgttcacagaagacttcatgGACTAAAGCACAGAAGCTTCACCAGAAGATCCAAACCACAAATTagcaagaagaggaagaggaaggccaggctggaatttaCCAAGAAGTTCAGAGAGCAGCCTCAGGaattctgggacaaagttttatggaccgacgagaca containing:
- the pus10 gene encoding tRNA pseudouridine synthase Pus10 isoform X2; this encodes MLPLKEKDKPIIQKLLAAGCCARCVLRFCCVSVQAAYRQPPEETLKELQAFIKNVENGKCQDSVGQDSTDENKSQDTAASQAPEDPPNKRAKLEPSMAGAEPEEEAATAVRLEDGNAHVCVVCLGILQELCGSIQALKIAETVKAGNYEFDTLVLSLSLPAQLCVREHSCWLHVKKEVREKGLVLNKDDVIQVKEAFKWIMQGMVAKELGGVAVVTKSPFEVSLEFTHSETEPDCHFLATACPDCFRPTKNKQSVFTRMAVVKALEKIPDAKFLKHYPCPPRQPSSSCSPREVQCLHVSVFVAGRYNKFCRSLPQTPWVIDGERRMESSVEELIAAPILSAFRADGFNFSSSGREDVDVRTLGNGRPFAMELLNPHKSRFSKVQMKQLQETINESSDKIKVRDLQIVTREAMGRMKEGEEEKTKSYTALVWTQKTIQREDISFIDNIKDLTLNQKTPLRVLHRRALAVRQRTIHSMSTRFLDSHHFYLGLKTQAGTYPPFKY